The following coding sequences lie in one Arabidopsis thaliana chromosome 3, partial sequence genomic window:
- a CDS encoding splicing regulatory glutamine/lysine-rich-like protein (unknown protein; FUNCTIONS IN: molecular_function unknown; INVOLVED IN: biological_process unknown; LOCATED IN: endomembrane system; EXPRESSED IN: 11 plant structures; EXPRESSED DURING: L mature pollen stage, M germinated pollen stage, 4 anthesis, C globular stage, petal differentiation and expansion stage; BEST Arabidopsis thaliana protein match is: unknown protein (TAIR:AT3G01230.1); Has 12 Blast hits to 12 proteins in 3 species: Archae - 0; Bacteria - 0; Metazoa - 0; Fungi - 0; Plants - 11; Viruses - 0; Other Eukaryotes - 1 (source: NCBI BLink).), protein MAKISFVLFVVALIAFLHAYEARKVVNLGEAFEKDLHKAEAMIAEELKAKKTNIQGLKSEVKTLSKSEVMLKELGNAYKKDMDLRPYEKKLKNFSRIVALKKAPMKNNNKKPVSIIQSILKDFGLNGGRN, encoded by the coding sequence ATGGCAAAGATCTCCTTCGTACTTTTCGTTGTGGCCCTTATCGCCTTTCTCCACGCTTATGAAGCTCGCAAAGTAGTAAATCTCGGTGAAGCATTTGAAAAAGACTTACATAAAGCCGAGGCCATGATCGCGGAAGAATTAAAGGCTAAGAAAACGAACATTCAAGGTTTGAAATCTGAGGTGAAAACGTTGAGCAAATCAGAAGTGATGTTGAAGGAACTTGGAAATGCTTACAAGAAGGATATGGACTTAAGGCCTTAcgaaaagaaactcaaaaacttCAGCAGGATCGTAGCCCTCAAGAAAGCACCTatgaaaaacaacaacaagaaacctGTATCCATAATCCAATCGATTTTGAAGGACTTCGGATTAAACGGAGGGAGGAACTGA
- a CDS encoding Peroxidase superfamily protein (Peroxidase superfamily protein; FUNCTIONS IN: peroxidase activity, heme binding; INVOLVED IN: response to oxidative stress, oxidation reduction; LOCATED IN: endomembrane system; EXPRESSED IN: hypocotyl, root; CONTAINS InterPro DOMAIN/s: Haem peroxidase (InterPro:IPR010255), Plant peroxidase (InterPro:IPR000823), Peroxidases heam-ligand binding site (InterPro:IPR019793), Haem peroxidase, plant/fungal/bacterial (InterPro:IPR002016), Peroxidase, active site (InterPro:IPR019794); BEST Arabidopsis thaliana protein match is: Peroxidase superfamily protein (TAIR:AT5G15180.1); Has 4151 Blast hits to 4125 proteins in 211 species: Archae - 0; Bacteria - 4; Metazoa - 8; Fungi - 32; Plants - 4087; Viruses - 0; Other Eukaryotes - 20 (source: NCBI BLink).), with product MAASKRLVVSCLFLVLLFAQANSQGLKVGFYSKTCPQLEGIVKKVVFDAMNKAPTLGAPLLRMFFHDCFVRGCDGSVLLDKPNNQGEKSAVPNLSLRGFGIIDDSKAALEKVCPGIVSCSDILALVARDAMVALEGPSWEVETGRRDGRVSNINEVNLPSPFDNITKLISDFRSKGLNEKDLVILSGGHTIGMGHCPLLTNRLYNFTGKGDSDPSLDSEYAAKLRKKCKPTDTTTALEMDPGSFKTFDLSYFTLVAKRRGLFQSDAALLDNSKTRAYVLQQIRTHGSMFFNDFGVSMVKMGRTGVLTGKAGEIRKTCRSAN from the exons atggcAGCTTCTAAGCGACTAGTTGTCTCTTGCTTGttcttagttttgttgtttgctcAAGCCAATTCGCAAGGTTTGAAAGTAGGTTTCTACAGCAAAACATGCCCACAACTCGAGGGTATAGTTAAAAAGGTCGTGTTCGATGCGATGAACAAAGCACCAACACTTGGTGCTCCTTTGCTTAGAATGTTCTTCCACGACTGCTTCGTTCGG GGATGTGACGGATCAGTTTTGTTagataaaccaaacaatcaaGGTGAGAAGAGTGCAGTTCCTAACCTAAGTCTTCGAGGGTTTGGCATCATAGACGATTCCAAGGCGGCTCTAGAAAAAGTGTGTCCGGGAATTGTTTCTTGCTCTGATATCTTGGCACTTGTCGCTAGAGACGCAATGGTTGCA CTTGAAGGACCATCATGGGAAGTTGAAACGGGAAGAAGAGACGGTAGGGTTTCTAACATCAACGAAGTCAACTTGCCATCACCTTTTGATAACATCACCAAGCTTATCAGCGATTTTCGCTCAAAGGGCCTCAACGAGAAGGATCTAGTCATTCTCTCGG GTGGTCACACAATTGGAATGGGACATTGTCCTTTATTGACAAACCGGCTTTACAACTTCACCGGAAAAGGAGACAGCGACCCAAGTTTGGACTCGGAGTACGCCGCTAAGCTCAGGAAGAAATGCAAGCCCACCGATACGACGACGGCTCTAGAGATGGATCCGGGGAGTTTCAAAACATTTGACTTGAGCTACTTCACGCTAGTGGCTAAGAGAAGAGGACTTTTCCAGTCGGATGCTGCTCTACTCGACAACTCCAAGACTAGGGCTTATGTCTTGCAACAGATAAGAACTCATGGGTCAATGTTCTTTAACGACTTTGGTGTCTCTATGGTGAAAATGGGTCGGACTGGAGTTCTTACGGGTAAGGCCGGGGAGATCCGTAAGACGTGTCGGTCTGCTAATTAA
- a CDS encoding prolamin-like protein (DUF784) (Protein of unknown function (DUF784); FUNCTIONS IN: molecular_function unknown; INVOLVED IN: biological_process unknown; LOCATED IN: endomembrane system; CONTAINS InterPro DOMAIN/s: Protein of unknown function DUF784, Arabidopsis thaliana (InterPro:IPR008502); BEST Arabidopsis thaliana protein match is: Protein of unknown function (DUF784) (TAIR:AT2G21655.1); Has 30201 Blast hits to 17322 proteins in 780 species: Archae - 12; Bacteria - 1396; Metazoa - 17338; Fungi - 3422; Plants - 5037; Viruses - 0; Other Eukaryotes - 2996 (source: NCBI BLink).) translates to MKKNNHVYMAFVLITTLVLFAYPSLADDEKPLIDPNIDLDSTFARSPSTSEYNIDMLNKQSTELVQFAGTCAGLMGGEKCSDQVMSEILQNIPTSRYCCLKMIIYGQECHMVLRNLLFQTYYYKPFASKGRPRILKVWNRCSAEVGGF, encoded by the coding sequence atgaagaaaaataatcacGTTTACATGGCTTTTGTTCTAATCACCACGTTGGTACTGTTTGCTTATCCAAGTTTGGCAGATGATGAGAAACCGTTGATAGATCCCAATATTGATTTAGATTCCACGTTTGCAAGATCTCCGAGTACGAGTGAATACAATATAGACATGCTTAATAAACAGTCAACAGAACTTGTTCAGTTTGCCGGGACTTGCGCTGGCTTGATGGGGGGAGAAAAATGTAGCGATCAAGTCATGTCTGAGATTCTTCAAAACATACCAACTTCGAGGTATTGTTGTCTGAAAATGATCATATATGGCCAAGAATGTCACATGGTGCTGAGGAATCTTTTGTTTCAGACTTATTATTACAAACCATTTGCCTCTAAAGGTCGTCCCAGGATTCTTAAAGTTTGGAACAGATGTTCTGCTGAAGTTGGTGGTTTTTAA
- the RP2 gene encoding PPDK regulatory protein 2 (PPDK regulatory protein 2 (RP2); CONTAINS InterPro DOMAIN/s: Pyruvate Pi dikinase regulator (InterPro:IPR017409), Protein of unknown function DUF299, phosphotransferase, predicted (InterPro:IPR005177); BEST Arabidopsis thaliana protein match is: PPDK regulatory protein (TAIR:AT4G21210.1); Has 4458 Blast hits to 4458 proteins in 1423 species: Archae - 0; Bacteria - 3131; Metazoa - 0; Fungi - 0; Plants - 63; Viruses - 0; Other Eukaryotes - 1264 (source: NCBI BLink).): MNLHGVSGHHEPNSEPPIPTGSSSPKLKISPKLNRWSRGRALRSGVKLDRPIPRSDNSPRRQVTEAQPTDEADKKTTAIDVEVTAGKSIYLVSDGTGWTAEHSVNAALGQFEDFSLNRGSSVNTHLFSWVEDEERLIEIIKQAAKEGAMCFYTLANPSMAKSAKQACDQLGVLSVDILGPIIEGIASHLGVSPSGLTRGAPGRVKTLNDAYFKRIEAIEFTIKQDDGTLPENLSKADIVLVGVSRTGKTPLSTYIAQKGYKVANVPFVMGVEPPRTLFQVEPRKVFGLKIQLVVLQAIRRTRVKTLGVDTEAENNYSGIDLVRKELDFASRIYERNPGWAVIDVTNKAIEETAAVILRLYHDGRDTSTTVPRISKRY, translated from the exons ATGAATTTACACGGCGTCTCGGGCCATCACGAGCCTAATTCCGAACCTCCAATTCCGACAGGTTCGTCGAGTCCGAAGCTGAAGATTAGTCCCAAATTGAATCGGTGGTCTAGGGGCCGAGCTTTAAGATCTGGTGTTAAGCTTGACCGTCCAATTCCCCGTTCCGATAACTCACCTCGCCGTCAAGTAACGGAAGCCCAACCGACCGATGAGGCTGATAAGAAGACGACGGCGATCGACGTGGAGGTAACGGCGGGAAAGTCTATATATTTGGTTTCCGACGGAACTGGGTGGACGGCAGAGCATTCCGTTAACGCCGCTTTGGGACAATTCGAAGATTTTTCGTTGAATCGTGGCTCTTCTGTGAATACCCATCTCTTCTCCTGG GTTGAGGATGAGGAGAGGCTTATCGAGATTATTAAGCAAGCGGCAAAGGAAGGGGCAATGTGTTTCTACACTTTAGCAAATCCTTCTATGGCAAAATCCGCAAAGCAAGCTTGTGATCAGTTGGGTGTGCTTTCGGTTGATATTCTAGGACCAATCATCGAAGGGATTGCGTCTCACTTAGGTGTTTCTCCGTCAGGTCTTACACGTGGAGCACCTGGTAGGGTCAAGACTCTCAATGATGCATATTTCAAAAGGATTGAAGCCATTGAGTTTACCATTAAGCAAGATGATGGGACTTTACCTGAGAACTTAAGCAAGGCTGATATAGTTCTTGTCGGGGTTTCCCGGACAGGGAAGACGCCCTTGTCCACTTACATTGCTCAAAAAGGGTACAAAGTTGCTAATGTGCCGTTTGTGATGGGCGTGGAACCACCCAGGACGCTCTTTCAGGTTGAACCGAGaaaagtttttggtttgaagatCCAGCTCGTTGTACTGCAAGCGATTAGAAGAACAAGGGTTAAAACGCTAGGCGTAGATACAGAGGCAGAGAACAATTACTCGGGGATTGATCTTGTTCGGAAAGAACTAGATTTCGCGTCAAGGATCTATGAGCGAAACCCCGGATGGGCAGTGATAg ATGTGACGAATAAGGCGATTGAAGAAACCGCGGCTGTGATTCTGCGGCTGTACCATGACGGTAGAGACACTAGTACTACGGTACCGCGTATCTCAAAACGCTACTAA
- a CDS encoding splicing regulatory glutamine/lysine-rich-like protein (unknown protein; FUNCTIONS IN: molecular_function unknown; INVOLVED IN: biological_process unknown; LOCATED IN: endomembrane system; BEST Arabidopsis thaliana protein match is: unknown protein (TAIR:AT3G01240.1); Has 11 Blast hits to 11 proteins in 2 species: Archae - 0; Bacteria - 0; Metazoa - 0; Fungi - 0; Plants - 11; Viruses - 0; Other Eukaryotes - 0 (source: NCBI BLink).), translating into MAKISFALVVVALIVFQQVSEAHRPIDFNEEVLEKDLHEAKDLIEEDLREKETSIRNLESEVSLLTKSEMMLTQLELAYKNGRNLEHFGKKLKKFNRRIKRAPEEVRYVSIIQSILKDLGLNGGRH; encoded by the coding sequence ATGGCAAAGATCTCCTTTGCGCTTGTCGTTGTCGCTCTTATTGTCTTTCAACAAGTATCTGAGGCTCATCGTCCGATAGATTTCAACGAAGAAGTACTTGAAAAGGACTTGCATGAAGCCAAGGACTTGATAGAAGAAGacttgagagagaaagaaacgaGCATCAGGAACTTGGAAAGCGAGGTTAGTTTGTTAACCAAATCTGAGATGATGCTTACTCAGCTCGAACTTGCTTACAAAAATGGTAGAAATCTTGAGCATTTCGggaaaaaactcaagaaattCAACAGGAGGATCAAGCGGGCTCCTGAGGAAGTGAGATACGTTTCCATCATCCAGTCCATTTTGAAGGATTTGGGATTAAACGGAGGGAGACattaa
- the SS2 gene encoding starch synthase 2 (starch synthase 2 (SS2); FUNCTIONS IN: transferase activity, transferring glycosyl groups; INVOLVED IN: cellulose biosynthetic process, glucan biosynthetic process, biosynthetic process, glycogen biosynthetic process; LOCATED IN: chloroplast; EXPRESSED IN: 24 plant structures; EXPRESSED DURING: 13 growth stages; CONTAINS InterPro DOMAIN/s: Glycogen/starch synthases, ADP-glucose type (InterPro:IPR011835), Starch synthase, catalytic domain (InterPro:IPR013534), Glycosyl transferase, group 1 (InterPro:IPR001296); BEST Arabidopsis thaliana protein match is: Glycogen/starch synthases, ADP-glucose type (TAIR:AT5G24300.2); Has 15927 Blast hits to 11968 proteins in 3394 species: Archae - 233; Bacteria - 4788; Metazoa - 1175; Fungi - 1070; Plants - 4691; Viruses - 26; Other Eukaryotes - 3944 (source: NCBI BLink).), protein MASVAESSFPLLCQIKTQRRINSSTLRHSRVSYHDLPSGSLSFRSRSFVLGHRCKCVSRVEASGSDDDEPEDALQATIDKSKKVLAMQRNLLHQIAERRKLVSSIKESTPDLDDAKASSKQESASSVNANTDATKKEIMDGDANGSVSPSTYGKSSLSKEPEAKTFSPSTESLKNRKQSSASVISSSPVTSPQKPSDVATNGKPWSSVVASSVDPPYKPSSVMTSPEKTSDPVTSPGKPSKSRAGAFWSDPLPSYLTKAPQTSTMKTEKYVEKTPDVASSETNEPGKDEEKPPPLAGANVMNVILVAAECAPFSKTGGLGDVAGALPKSLARRGHRVMVVVPRYAEYAEAKDLGVRKRYKVAGQDMEVMYFHAFIDGVDFVFIDSPEFRHLSNNIYGGNRLDILKRMVLFCKAAVEVPWYVPCGGVCYGDGNLAFIANDWHTALLPVYLKAYYRDHGIMKYTRSVLVIHNIAHQGRGPVDDFSYVDLPSHYLDSFKLYDPVGGEHFNIFAAGLKAADRVLTVSHGYSWEVKTLEGGWGLHNIINENDWKFRGIVNGIDTQEWNPEFDTYLHSDDYTNYSLENLHIGKPQCKAALQKELGLPVRPDVPLIGFIGRLDHQKGVDLIAEAVPWMMSQDVQLVMLGTGRPDLEEVLRQMEHQYRDKARGWVGFSVKTAHRITAGADILLMPSRFEPCGLNQLYAMNYGTIPVVHAVGGLRDTVQQFDPYSETGLGWTFDSAEAGKLIHALGNCLLTYREYKESWEGLQRRGMTQDLSWDNAAEKYEEVLVAAKYHW, encoded by the exons aTGGCATCAGTTGCCGAGAGctcttttcctcttctctgtCAAATCAAGACTCAGCGTCGCATCAATTCCTCTACGCTGAGGCATTCCCGTGTTTCTTACCATGATTTGCCTTCTGGCTCGCTGTCTTTTCGTTCTCGGAGCTTTGTTCTGGGACATCGATGCAAGTGTGTGAGCCGCGTCGAGGCTTCCGGCTCAGACGATGATGAGCCAGAGGATGCGCTTCAGGCTACCATTGACAAGAGCAAGAAGGTTCTTGCTATGCAAAGGAACCTTCTTCACCAG ATTGCTGAAAGGAGGAAGCTGGTCTCATCTATTAAAGAGAGCACACCTGACTTGGATGATGCAAAAGCTTCTTCCAAACAAGAGTCTGCTTCTTCTGTGAATGCTAATACTGATGCtactaaaaaagaaattatggATGGAGATGCAAACGGTAGTGTTAGTCCAAGCACTTATGGCAAGTCATCTTTAAGTAAAGAACCAGAAGCTAAGACTTTCTCTCCCAGTACTGAATCCTTGAAGAACCGCAAACAAAGCTCGGCCTCTGTGATATCTTCTTCCCCTGTAACCTCTCCTCAGAAACCATCCGATGTAGCCACTAATGGGAAGCCTTGGTCTAGCGTAGTAGCGTCTAGTGTAGATCCTCCTTATAAACCTTCATCTGTTATGACCTCTCCTGAGAAAACTTCTGATCCTGTAACTTCTCCTGGAAAGCCAAGTAAATCTCGCGCTGGTGCATTTTGGTCAGATCCACTACCGTCTTATCTGACTAAAGCTCCTCAAACATCAACTATGAAGACAGAGAAGTACGTGGAAAAAACACCTGACGTAGCTAGTAGTGAAACTAACGAACCTGGCAAGGATGAAGAGAAGCCGCCTCCACTGGCTGGAGCAAATGTCATGAATGTGATATTGGTAGCAGCAGAGTGTGCTCCATTTTCGAAAACAG GTGGCCTTGGAGATGTAGCTGGTGCTTTACCAAAGTCTTTGGCTAGGCGTGGACACAGGGTTATG GTTGTGGTTCCTCGGTATGCCGAGTATGCTGAAGCCAAAGATTTAGGGGTACGGAAGAGATATAAGGTGGCCGGGCAG GATATGGAAGTAATGTACTTCCATGCATTTATAGATGGTgtggattttgttttcattgatAGCCCTGAATTTCGGCATCTGAGTAATAACATTTATGGTGGAAACCGACTT GATATCTTGAAGCGGatggttttattttgcaaGGCTGCTGTTGAG GTTCCGTGGTATGTTCCTTGTGGAGGTGTGTGTTATGGTGATGGAAATTTGGCTTTTATAGCAAATGATTGGCACACTGCGTTACTACCGGTGTACCTGAAGGCCTATTACCGGGATCACGGAATAATGAAATACACACGATCTGTTCTTGTAATTCATAACATTGCTCATCAG GGGCGGGGACCGGTAGATGATTTCTCCTACGTGGATTTACCGAGCCATTACTTGGATAGCTTCAAGTTATATGACCCAGTAGGAGGTGAGCACTTCAATATTTTTGCAGCTGGTCTAAAAGCTGCGGATAGAGTTCTCACTGTTAGCCATGGATACTCCTGGGAGGTTAAGACCTTAGAAGGAGGTTGGGGTCTGCATAACATCATAAATGAAAACGACTGGAAATTTAGAGGAATTGTGAACGGTATCGATACACAAGAATGGAACCCAGAATTTGATACTTACTTGCACTCTGATGATTATACCAACTATTCCTTGGAGAATCTTCACATTGGTAAACCCCAATGTAAAGCTGCATTACAGAAAGAGCTCGGTTTGCCTGTTCGGCCTGATGTTCCGCTGATCGGTTTTATTGGAAGATTGGATCACCAGAAAGGTGTTGATTTGATAGCTGAGGCGGTTCCATGGATGATGAGTCAGGATGTTCAGCTGGTTATGTTAGGCACAGGGCGACCGGATCTTGAAGAGGTCCTCAGACAAATGGAGCATCAATATCGAGATAAAGCACGGGGATGGGTTGGATTCTCGGTTAAAACAGCACACAGAATAACAGCTGGTGCAGACATATTGCTGATGCCTTCTAGATTTGAGCCGTGTGGTCTAAACCAGCTTTACGCAATGAACTATGGAACCATTCCGGTGGTCCATGCCGTGGGAGGATTGAGGGATACAGTTCAACAATTTGATCCCTATAGTGAAACGGGTCTTGGTTGGACATTTGATAGCGCGGAAGCAGGTAAGTTGATTCATGCCTTAGGAAACTGTTTGTTGACATATAGAGAGTATAAGGAGAGTTGGGAAGGGCTTCAGAGAAGAGGAATGACACAGGATTTGAGTTGGGATAATGCTGCAGAGAAGTACGAAGAAGTTCTTGTTGCTGCTAAGTATCATTGGTGA
- the HB20 gene encoding homeobox protein 20 (homeobox protein 20 (HB20); FUNCTIONS IN: DNA binding, sequence-specific DNA binding transcription factor activity; INVOLVED IN: response to auxin stimulus, regulation of transcription, DNA-dependent; LOCATED IN: nucleus; EXPRESSED IN: 11 plant structures; EXPRESSED DURING: E expanded cotyledon stage; CONTAINS InterPro DOMAIN/s: Homeobox, conserved site (InterPro:IPR017970), Homeobox (InterPro:IPR001356), Homeodomain-like (InterPro:IPR009057), Helix-turn-helix motif, lambda-like repressor (InterPro:IPR000047), Leucine zipper, homeobox-associated (InterPro:IPR003106), Homeodomain-related (InterPro:IPR012287); BEST Arabidopsis thaliana protein match is: homeobox 3 (TAIR:AT5G15150.1); Has 9615 Blast hits to 9578 proteins in 515 species: Archae - 0; Bacteria - 1; Metazoa - 7277; Fungi - 141; Plants - 2025; Viruses - 4; Other Eukaryotes - 167 (source: NCBI BLink).): MYVFDPTTEAGLRLEMAFPQHGFMFQQLHEDNSQDQLPSCPPHLFNGGGNYMMNRSMSLMNVQEDHNQTLDEENLSDDGAHTMLGEKKKRLQLEQVKALEKSFELGNKLEPERKIQLAKALGMQPRQIAIWFQNRRARWKTRQLERDYDSLKKQFESLKSDNASLLAYNKKLLAEVMALKNKECNEGNIVKREAEASWSNNGSTENSSDINLEMPRETITTHVNTIKDLFPSSIRSSAHDDDHHQNHEIVQEESLCNMFNGIDETTPAGYWAWSDPNHNHHHHQFN; encoded by the exons ATGTATGTGTTTGATCCAACAACAGAAGCTGGATTGAGATTAGAGATGGCGTTTCCTCAACATGGTTTTATGTTCCAACAACTTCATGAAGACAACAGTCAAGATCAGCTCCCTTCTTGTCCTCCTCATCTCTTCAATG GAGGAGGAAACTACATGATGAACAGATCTATGTCTTTAATGAACGTGCAAGAAGATCATAATCAAACCTTGGATGAGGAGAATCTATCAGACGATGGGGCACATACTATGCtgggagagaagaagaagaggctgCAATTAGAGCAAGTTAAGGCATTAGAGAAGAGCTTTGAGCTTGGTAACAAGCTGGAGCCAGAGAGGAAGATACAACTAGCTAAAGCATTAGGGATGCAACCAAGACAGATCGCGATTTGGTTTCAAAACAGGAGAGCTAGGTGGAAGACTAGACAGCTCGAGAGAGATTATGATTCACTCAAGAAACAGTTTGAGTCTCTTAAATCCGACAATGCTTCTCTACTTGCCTATAACAAGAAACTCCTTGCTGAG GTAATGGCtttaaagaacaaagaatGTAATGAAGGAAACATAGTAAAGAGAGAAGCAGAAGCTTCATGGAGCAACAACGGAAGCACAGAGAATAGTTCAGACATCAATCTGGAGATGCCTAGAGAGACCATTACAACACATGTGAACACGATCAAAGACCTATTCCCTTCATCGATTCGATCATCTGcacatgatgatgatcatcatcagaatcatGAAATAGTTCAAGAAGAAAGCCTTTGTAACATGTTTAATGGCATTGATGAAACGACGCCGGCTGGTTACTGGGCATGGTCTGACCCAAaccacaaccaccaccaccaccagttcAACTGA
- a CDS encoding RNA-binding (RRM/RBD/RNP motifs) family protein encodes MYPCGYVAQVTNLSPQATEKDVHRFFSHCGIVELVEITGCQGDALTAYVTFRDAYALDMAVLLSGATIVDQTVWISVYGVYLHESNNLRQEEDYSVTVTRSDAFASSPGEAITVAQQVVQTMLAKGYVLSKDAIGKAKALDESQRFSSLVATKLAEISHYLGLTQNIQSSMELVRSADEKYHFSDFTKSAVLVTGTAAVAAATITGKVAAAAATSVVNSRYFANGALWFSDALGRAAKAAAHIGGGGSN; translated from the exons ATGTATCCTTGTGGTTACGTTGCTCAAGTCACCAACTTGTCTCCTCAAGCCACTGAGAAAGATGTTCATAGGTTCTTCTCTCACTGTGGTATCGTCGAGCTCGTTGAAATCACCGG GTGCCAAGGGGATGCATTAACGGCTTATGTAACCTTCAGAGATGCGTATGCTCTGGATATGGCTGTGTTACTTAGC GGAGCTACGATCGTTGATCAAACCGTTTGGATATCGGTCTACGGTGTCTATTTACATGAATCTAACAATCtcagacaagaagaagactatAGTGTTACG GTGACTCGTTCAGACGCGTTTGCTTCATCGCCTGGAGAGGCCATAACCGTGGCTCAACAAGTTGTGCAGACGATGTTAGCTAAAGGCTACGTTTTAAGCAAAGACGCGATTGGTAAAGCCAAAGCTTTGGATGAGTCTCAGAGATTTTCAAGCTTGGTAGCGACCAAATTGGCAGAGATCAGCCATTACCTTGGCCTCACACAGAACATTCAGTCGAGTATGGAACTCGTGAGATCAGCGGACGAGAAGTATCATTTCTCGGATTTCACTAAATCCGCGGTTCTTGTCACGGGCACAGCTGCTGTAGCCGCAGCCACCATTACAGGGAAAGTGGCTGCAGCTGCAGCGACTAGTGTGGTCAACAGTCGTTACTTTGCTAATGGGGCTTTATGGTTCTCAGATGCTTTGGGCCGGGCTGCAAAAGCAGCGGCCCATATcggtggaggaggaagcaATTGA